GCTTGAGTTGATAAGCTGCGGCATACTCTGACTTATTACCTGACGGAGTGTGTCAACATCATTGGTGTACACCGACATGATATCTCCATGTGCATGTGTGTCAAAGAAAGATATCGGAAGAGATTCCATTCGCTCAAAGAGCTGAACTCTGAGCCTCTTCATGGTTCCCTGAGTCACATTTACCATGATCCTGTTGTACGCGTATGCGCAAATGATTCCCAGCACAAGTATAAGACCAAGCCCCAGCATCCTGTGGGCGAGAGGTCCATAATCAGGCGTGCTCTGTTTCATCATCGGTTCAATATATACATCAATAAGTTTCTGCATGAACATCGATATACTCAGTATTGCAAGTGCCGATATAAGTATGCTGACCACAACTGTAACGCATGCCAGCTTGTATTCCTTGAAGACATATCGGAGCAATCTTCCAAGTGCCTTCATGGGATTTTTCCCTTGATTCTTTCCCGTTTTCTTCATGTCTATATCCATATTTTCTTCCGCCTTACTTCTACTGTGTTTCTGTGAATTTTCAGCCATTTTACTTCCTCCTTTCACTCCATTATTTTTTAATTCATCTTCTCATCGAAATCTCCGCCGCCAGACATTTGGACGTCGTAGATTTCCTTATATATCGTGTTATTCTTCAGCAGATTCTCATGTGTGTCAAATCCACTCACCATTCCGTTATCCAGAACTATGATCCTGTCGGCATCCTGCACACTTGATATTCTCTGGGATATGATGATCTTGGTGGTGTTCGGTATCTTGGTTGCAAATGCCTGCCTGATCTTCGCATCCGTAGCAGTGTCAACTGCGCTCGTGGAATCATCTAGAATGAGTACCTTCGGACTCTTGAGCAGCGCTCTGGCAATACAGAGTCTCTGCTTCTGACCACCGGACACGTTGCTTCCGCCCTGCTCGATCCAGGTGTTGTATCCATCCGGCATCCTGTCTATGAATTCATCCGCACAGGCAAGCCCGCACACCTCACGGCACTCATCCTCCGTGGCGTCCGCCTTGCCCCATCTCAGGTTGTCAAGTATCGTACCCGAAAACAGCACATTCTTCTGGAGCACAACCGCCACTTCATTTCGGATGACCTCCATATCGTAATCACGCACGTCATGTCCTCCGACACAGACAGAACCACCATCCGGCTTCACATCGTAAAGTCTGCTTATCAGATTGACAAATGTGGACTTACCACAGCCGGTTCCACCTATCACACCAACTGTTTCTCCAGACTTTATGTGAATGTCGATATCCTTCAGCGTGTCCTCTGCACTGCCAGCCTTATACACGAAATCCACATGGTTGAAATCTATTCTTCCATCAGGCACCTCCATGATAGGCTCATCAGGATTGGTCATGGTCGGGGCCTCCTCAAGAACCTCAGATATACGTCTCATACTTGCCATACTCATGGATATCATGACAAATACCATGGACAGCATCATCAGCGACATCATCATGCTCATGACATAGCTGAAAAGTGAGGTGAGATTACCAGTCGTCATACTTCCGCCGACTATGAAATGTGCTCCGATCCATGAGAGGAGCATCATGCATGTGAAGATGACGAACATCATGATAGGATTGTTGAAGGCCAGCAGGCTCTCAGCCTTTATGGACAATTCCGCAAGGACCTCTGCTGCCTTTCCAAACTTCTTATCCTCGTATTCTTCCCTGACAAAAGCCTTTACGACTCTTATCGCTGATACATTTTCCTGAACGCTGGCATTCAGGTTATCGTAGTTTCTAAACACCTCGTCAAATATAGGTGTTACCTTGAATATGATGAAGAACAGACCAAATGCAAGAACCACAAGTGCCGCCACAAATATAAGTGACAGCTCCACGTTGATGGTAAAGCACATTATCATGCTGCATATGAGCATGAGCGGTGCCCTTACCGCTATTCGTATGAGCATCTGATATGCATTCTGTACATTTGTCACATCAGTTGTCATTCGTGTTATAAGACTTGCGGTGCTGAATTTGTCAATGTTGGTAAATGAAAACTCCTGCACATTCCTGTACATGCCCTCCCTCAGGTTGCATGCAAATCCTGTCGATGCGCTGGCAGCGAATTTTCCCGCCATCACTCCAAAGAAAAGACTCAGGAAAGCCAACACAAGCATAAGTCCGCCATACATATATACCTTGCTCATGTCCTGTCCGTTGATTCCCTCGTCGATTATCTTGGCGGTCACAAATGGAATGAGGATCTCCATGAAGACCTCTGCCGCCGTAAATACAGGTGTGAGTATCGAGTCCTTCTTGTACTCGCCCACCTGACCAAGCAATGTTTTGATCATTCTATTTCCTCCTTGTTTCATTTTGAAATGCTGACAGAATCCCCAGATGTACAAATCAGGAATTTGATTTATGATATGCGATATCTGATCGTCAGCTATATATGATTTGACGCAAGTTGCATAAATATTAATACTTCTATTTTTTAATGTCAATAGTGTACAGAGGCGTTTCATTTGTGAAATTTCTGTGTATTTAAAGTATTTAAAGACATATTAAAATAAGGCATATGAACATCTTTTTAGTCCATATGCCTTATTTTATAGAGATCTAATATCTAATTTCCGCTCTAACAGCCATTTCATTCAAAGCCATCAATGGGTCTTGAATCTTTTCTTAACACAAATTCCTGCAACACCCACTATTGAAACAATCATAAGAATCACATACAACTGCAAGTCTGTACTGTCACCAGTTTTTGGAGATGATTGTGTTGCTTTATCCATTGTACTTGTCTCCTGTGTTATACTGGTTGTGTCTTCCGAAGGCTCCTGTGTTGTACTGGTTGTGTCGTCTTCCGAAGGCTCCTGTGTTGTACCGGTTGTGTCTTCCGAAGGCTCCTGTGTCCCCGTTGTCTTCTCGTTTACTGTAAAATGAGCTGTCGCTGTTCCGCTCTCAGAGACAATGCCAAGTGTATGCTCACCCTTCGAAAAACCGGCAACATAATCCTCTTTCAATGTTACGATTATACTTCCAGATTCCACCGTATAATTACTCTCATCTATGGTCTTTCCGTCAACCTCAACACGAATAAAATCCCTGTATGCAGCATCAGATGTGAATGATAGTGCATTCTTCGCACCTGCTGTTACTGTTGCTCCATCTCCCTTGATAATAACAGGGGCGAGTTTCGCAAGCACTGTGTCTTCCTTTTTAATTTCATTTTCTGCTTCTTCATCACTAAAATACTTATTACATTTATCACAGAACCAATATGTGCTGTTTCCTTCTTTTGCAGCAGTAGCAGCTTGCTTTTCTACTTTTTCCATATCGTGACCGGCGTTTTCTGCTGTCCGTACATTTTCCTTTGTTTGAGATTCAAAAGCAGAATTTTCAAATGTCACACTGTATGTAGTTAATTCTGGCAATACGCAGTTCTTTTCCTGTATTACTGTTGCTGTTGTATCTGCTGTCTCACTTTCTACGCCATCACATGCTGTACATTTTCTTTCTGCTGTACAGTGTTGATTGTCTGTGCTCCATGTGTATGTTACATCTCCATAACTATGACCTGCTGCCGGAATCTCCGTATAGGTGGTGTAATCACAGTTACTGCAGGTATCGTAAGCTTCCCAACCGTTTGCGGTACAAGTCGCCGCCTGTGCATCGTGATGTACGAGGTCGTGACCCGTAGCTTGGATCGTCTCTGTTTTTATTCTGCCGCATCCAATGCAAGTATACTTTCTCTCCCCCTCTGTTGTGCAGGTTGGAGAAATAGTTATAGTGCCATTATCCCAAATATGTACTCCAACATCGCCCTTTTCTGCGCAGACATTACACTCATGCCAATGATTGTTTTCATCCGAAATCCAGTTTGAGTTCCAATCATGTCCGGGAGGGGTGGATGTTCCTCCGCAGATCGTACAAGTCTGTCCGCTTGTGCAGGTTGCCGTTCCGCTCCACACATGCGCAGAACGCGGATTGCTGATATTAGTGCCACATTCTGTGCAATAAACATGATTCCAATGATATCCAGCGTCTTTATATTCATAAGTTCCGGTTGTACTTACCCATTTACCACAGATGTCGCAATAGGCTCTGCCCGCATATGCCGGTATCCGCAGCAGCATCAGCACCATGCACATAGTGAGCAGGGTAGTCAAAATTCTTCTCTTCATATAGTTTCCTCCCTTAAAAATAAATCTGAGTTTGGTTAGTGATTTCTGTATATAAAGATTTTATCATTTTGACTTCTTCCATGTAATCTCCGTTTCGATACGAAAATGTATATTTTCCTATTTCAGCATATAATTTTTCAGCTCATCCCTCTTATTTATATTCATTTTTTCATAAATCCTGCTCAGATAAGTTTTAACCGTATTGGGTGAAAATCCCAGATAATCTGCAATTTCCTGATTATTCCAATCTCGGCTTGCCAGCATTGCAATCGAGAATTCCACTGTGGATAATGCATCCGTCACTGAATTTCCTGACATAGGATTGTGGATTGACATCCATCCCCTGCTAAAGGCAATGACTTTATCAGATAATTTGTTATATAGTTTTGAATCCTCCTTGCGGATACATGACTCCAGAAGTCCCTGCAGCAAACCATGATGTTCAATGAAAGGTTCCAGAAATTCGTCTTCTTTCGCCACGTTCCACGCCAGCATCAATGAATCTTTTGCTTTCTGCTGATTTTTCAGATTCATCTGACACATTGCAATCATACAATACAGATAGATCATACTAATAGGATATACATCATCCCTGAACATCAATGCTGCCTCGCAAATTCCAAGTGCCCTGCCATACTCGCCTTTTAAATATGCCATGTGAGCTATTACATAGGCAGAAAACAGCTTAATTCCAGGCGGCAATGTTACTGCATAAAGCTCCACATCCGGAAGTTCATCCACCGAAAGATGCAAAAGCACAGAGGACATATATCCCGCAAATACACTGACAGCCCTGTCCTCAGCGGATGAAGGATTTTTCGTCTCTTTTTCAAGACATTCCTGAATCTCCCTCAGTCCTTTTCTTGATGCAGCTTCTCTGCCAAGTGTCAGATTAGAATATACATATAACAGGCAGGATGACATCTTCAATTTTATATTATGGCTCATCAGATAACGTTCTGCTATATGATTGCACTCCTCCGCCTGCCCGGTAAAATAATAGTATTCAGCACGTGCTATCTCCTGAAAATCCCTATCTTCAAAACTGTCTACCATCTTTTTCGCTTCACCCGGCTGAAATGCTGCATTGATCAACGGCAGTATGGTATATTCACTCATAATCATATTCCTCCAAACCAACGATCCGCCAGATCATGTTGCTCCTGGAAATCTTTATCATCACAATCTGGTTTTCAATGATTCTCTATATCTGTGCCTGCCGCCTTGGCTGCAAGTTTCTTATCAATCGCTCTAAGTATAAATCCTGCTGCCACTCCTGCTGCCACTCCTACCACTATTCCGCCAATGATATCTGTCGGGAAATGCACATACAGATACATTCTTGAGAACGCTATAAGGATCGCTATCACGCAGGATATTGCGCCCAACAATTTCTTTCTGCTCATAAACAACGCCGTAACAGCCGCAAATGATGCCGCCGTGTGTCCCGATGGGAAGGAATAATCCTTTGGTTTCTTCACTATCAGATCTGTAAAGTTCGCCACATCATACGGTCTTGTCCTTGCGACCAGATTCTTGAGCAGACAATTGGTTATGAGAAGATCAAGGATAAGTGCGATGACCATGCAAAGCCCTGCCTTCCTCGTCTTTGGAATGATCAGCAGCACCGCTGCCAGCACTATCCACAATATTCCCGCATTTCCAAGGGATGTGATCGCCACCATGATCTTGTCAAGCCATGGAGTATGTATATTCTGGAGAGCGTCAAGTATCTCTATTTCCCACATCAGAAGTTACCGCCATTCCAGCCCCAGTCATGTACGCCGTGGTAAGTCACGTACACCGCATTTCCCGGGATTCCAAGCACATCCGCAAATATATCGCAGATTTTTCCTGTCATGGCATCACACGCTTTAGAAGTCACATCACCGAATACGCTGACTTCCACATATGCACCCTTATCAAGTTTCTTTCCGCCCATGAACAGGTCGTATCCATCGTTGATGCCGACCATAAGGTAGCTCTCCGTCTTGTTCATCGTTGTTATCGCCTGACCGAGACTGCTCTTAAGAGTCTCCTTCTGGTCATCGCTCATCTTCACTGTAACCTTTGAATCTATAAATGGCATATTTTTCTCCTCCTTTGATGTTGGATTTTGCCAATATCTAAGTTAATATTACATGAATGTCAATCATACCCATCAGGGGTCGCTCCCGCTTAACTCAGCCTGCAACGGTACTAAGGTGCCGCCTGCTGCGCCACCTAAGGACCGGCGGCATCGTATTCCCCTGATTGGGTTATGTTTGAACATTCATGTAAAAATATAATTATTATATATGGCAAAATCCTATAATTCCGCTATAAAATATGTCTACAAAAAATCCTCAAATTCTATCTCAGACGGCAGTCTCAGATCACCTCTCGGGCTGACCGACACGGTTCCGACCTTCACACCGTCCGGCATGCAGTTTCTCTTGAACTGCTGGCGGAAGAATCTCGTGTAGAATACCTTCTGCCATTTGTCGATCTCGCTGTCTGAGAAATTGTACTCGTCACTCTGTCTTACAGCCTCCTTGCACAGCTCATTTACCTCCTCAGGTGACATTCCATATCGCAGTGTATAATATAAGAAGAAATCGTGCAGGATGTATGATCCCACGGTGTCCTCCGTCTTCTGCGCGATGGTTCCGTCCGGGTTCGGTGGAAGCAGCTCCGGGCTGACCGGTGTGTCTATGATATCGTCTATGATCGGCGCGATGCCCGCAAATCCATCAACCTCCATGAAGTGTCCGACTTCGTTCACAAGTGAGCGCACCAGCGTCTTTGGTATACTTGTATTCACCGCATACATGCTCATATGGTCGCCGTTGTAGGTGCACCAGCCAAGTGCCAGCTCCGAGAGATCTCCGGTTCCAACCACGAATCCGCCCTCCTTGTTGGCGACATCCATGAGTATCTGTGTTCTCTCCCTCGCCTGACAGTTCTCATAAGTGACGTCATGCACGCTCTCGTCCTGTCCGATATCGGCAAAATGCTGTCTCACCGATGCAGCTATGCTTATCTCTCTGCTGTCACAGCCGAGCAGTCTCATGAGTTCCGTGGAGTTGTTCTTCGTCCTGTTTGTCGTTCCAAATCCCGGCATGGTGATTCCCACGACAGTTGTGGATGGAAGTCCCGCATTCTTCACCGCCTGTGCCGAAACCAGCAGAGCCAGTGTGGAATCAAGTCCACCTGACACTCCCACGACCACACATTTGCAGTGGGTCGCCTCTATCCTTCTCTGAAGTCCGGCAACCTGCATCTTGAATATCGCCATGCACCTCTCAAGCTTATTTCCCGATGGGACAAATGGTGTCATCTTCACCTTCATGAGCACATTCCCTTTGTCCATGAGTGGGGTATCGCACACCACCGTCTCATACTTTCTGAATGCGAAATCACGCTTACAGTCGGCAAATGACTTGTTTGCTATCCTGTCGTGTCTGATCTTGGTAAGACTTATATCCCTGATCAATACTCCGTCCTCAAATGGCTTTACCTCGCCGAGGAGTTTGCCGTTCTCGTACATCAGATTGTGTCCTGAAAATACCAGATCCGATGTGGACTCGTACATTCCAGCGGACACATACACATATCCGCACAGGCAGTCCGATGACACACTTCCTATCAGCTTGTGCCTGTATGCAGCCTTTCCGATGACCTCATTTGACGCGGAAAGGTTGAGTATGACCTCTGCTCCCGCCATGGCGAGAAGTCTTCCCGGCGAAACCGGAGTCCAGGCATCCTCACATATCTCTATGCCAAGCTTGACTCTCTGGTCTCCGCTGCCCATCTCTATCATCACATTGTTGCCAAACAGCACTTCACTGCCAACACCCCTGCCCCCGGCTTTCTTTGAACCGGCATTGTATTCAAGCTCATCTCCATCATCTTCCGGATCCATGAGATTGACCATCACCGCATCATACTTTCTGGCTGAGAACCATCTCTTCTCGTAGAACTCGCCATAGTTTGGAAGATAAGTCTTCGGCACGATGGCCATGACTCTTCCGCCCTGCAGGAACGCCGCACAGTTGAACAGCTCCCCGTCCACCTCAAATGGCAGACCGACCACCAGTGCCGACTGACCGGTACAAGTCGCCATGGCAAGCTGAAGAAGACCTCTTCTCGCACCATCTATGAGCTTTCTGTTCTCAAACAGATCCGCACAGGTATATCCCGTGATAGACAACTCTGGCGTCACTATGATATCCGCAGCATCCTTATACTCTTCATATATATCCATTATCTCTCTGACATTTCCGCTGACACTTCCGATGTGAACCTTCGGCGTAACGGCTGCCACACGCAGCATATTCTTCATTGTTACCTCCTTGTAAAATCTCACTTGATTTTGCCTTTTCATAACATTTACACTTTACCACCCGGCGCCATTTATTTCAACGAAGTTCACAAAACAAAAACAGCTTCCCCACAAGATAAAAAAGGAGAAACAGCTTAAACGCTATTTCTCCTGAAAATTCGTATAATTCGATATTGTAATTACTTTCCAAGTGGCTTGCCTGTGAGCTTCTCGTAACCCTCAAGATAGATGTCGATGGTCTTCTGTGCGACATCTTCTGGAAGCTTCCAGCCCTTGTCCGGGTTAGCCTTCAGCCAATCACGGGCGAACTGCTTGTCAAATGATGGCTGGCCATGACCTGGCTCATATACATCTGCTGGCCAGAATCTTGAGCTGTCTGGTGTGAGCATCTCATCGCCGAGAACGATGTTGCCGTTCTCATCAAGGCCAAACTCAAACTTTGTATCTGCAATGATGATTCCTCTTGTAAGTGCATACTCTGCACACTTCTTGTAAAGTGTTATAGTATACTCCTTGAGCTTTGAAGCGTACTCCTCGCCCTTTCCTGGGAAGTACTTCTCGAGGTGAGCAATGCTCTGCTCATATGATATATTCTCATCGTGATCGCCAATCTCCGCCTTTGTTGATGGTGTGTAGATAGGCTCAGGAAGCTTATCTGACTCCTTAAGTCCCTCTGGAAGCTTGATTCCACATACTGTGCCATTCTCCTTGTAGCTTGCCCAGCCACTACCTGTGATATATCCACGTACAATACACTCGATTGGAAGCATCTCAAGCTTTCTGCACATCATGCTATTGCCATCAAACTTCTCCTGCTGGAAGAACTCAGGCATATCCTTTACATCAACTGATATCATGTGGTTAGGAAGTATGTCCTGTGTCATGTCAAACCAGAACTTTGACATCTGTGTCAGAACTGTTCCCTTCTTGGAAATTACATTGTCGAGGATGACATCGAAGCAGCTTATACGGTCTGTAGCTACCATGATCAGGCTGTCTCCATTGTCATAAATCTCACGTACCTTACCTTCTTTGATTGGCTTTAATTCCTGCATTTTTTTATCTCCTTGATATTTGTATTATGTCATCAGGCATCGGTCTGACAACCCTCGCACATATAAATGTACGGATTTTGAAAATACCCATTAGAAATTGTATTCATATAAGTGTGTATCACTTTTTATGGTGGCTTGTCAAGACTTTGACTGCCCACAAAATTATTTTATCAAGATTTATCAATGTTTCTGCGCTCCTGCCGGTTCTATTATTCTAAAAGATGTTTTTTCATCTTTACAATGTCATTTGTGATGGCTATAATAACAGAGCACAATATCTAGTGGGTGTTTCACATTATCCCCACCAAATATATTGTGTTTACATTAATTGTCGCAAGCGCAAGCCTGATGACCTACGCATGCATCAGCGTGCTGCATATTTATTTTCTTTACAAATAATTCCATGCGGAATGGGCAGCCGCATCTAGTATATTATTTCAAACCAGACCTTAACGGCCTGATTTCAATTAATTTAATGATTGGATTATTATTATAGAACTTTTATCGAATTGGAAGAGGGAGGCTATTGCTGTGTCAGAAGAAGCAAAAAAACATGTACATGTAATTAAAAGAAATGGAGAAGAGGTTACATTTGATCTGTCAAAGATAGAGAATGCCATCCTTGCAGCCAACAACGAAGTTGACAATCTCCATCAGTTAAATGAATATCAGGTTCACGCCATCGCGGACAATCTGGAGAAGCAGATTGAATCCATGTCCCACGCAGTCCACGTTGAGGATATACAGGATATGGTAGAGACCGGAATCATGGAGATGCGAGGATACGAGGTTGCACAGAAATATGTGCGTTACCGTTATAAGAGAGAGCTTGCACGTAAGTCCAACACCACGGACAACGGAATACTCGCACTCATCGATCATATGAATGAAGAGGTCAATCAGGAGAACTCCAACAAGAACCCTGTGATCAACTCAACCCAGCGTGACTATATGGCCGGTG
This sequence is a window from Coprococcus eutactus. Protein-coding genes within it:
- a CDS encoding ABC transporter ATP-binding protein; the protein is MIKTLLGQVGEYKKDSILTPVFTAAEVFMEILIPFVTAKIIDEGINGQDMSKVYMYGGLMLVLAFLSLFFGVMAGKFAASASTGFACNLREGMYRNVQEFSFTNIDKFSTASLITRMTTDVTNVQNAYQMLIRIAVRAPLMLICSMIMCFTINVELSLIFVAALVVLAFGLFFIIFKVTPIFDEVFRNYDNLNASVQENVSAIRVVKAFVREEYEDKKFGKAAEVLAELSIKAESLLAFNNPIMMFVIFTCMMLLSWIGAHFIVGGSMTTGNLTSLFSYVMSMMMSLMMLSMVFVMISMSMASMRRISEVLEEAPTMTNPDEPIMEVPDGRIDFNHVDFVYKAGSAEDTLKDIDIHIKSGETVGVIGGTGCGKSTFVNLISRLYDVKPDGGSVCVGGHDVRDYDMEVIRNEVAVVLQKNVLFSGTILDNLRWGKADATEDECREVCGLACADEFIDRMPDGYNTWIEQGGSNVSGGQKQRLCIARALLKSPKVLILDDSTSAVDTATDAKIRQAFATKIPNTTKIIISQRISSVQDADRIIVLDNGMVSGFDTHENLLKNNTIYKEIYDVQMSGGGDFDEKMN
- a CDS encoding hemoblobin-interacting domain-containing protein — translated: MKRRILTTLLTMCMVLMLLRIPAYAGRAYCDICGKWVSTTGTYEYKDAGYHWNHVYCTECGTNISNPRSAHVWSGTATCTSGQTCTICGGTSTPPGHDWNSNWISDENNHWHECNVCAEKGDVGVHIWDNGTITISPTCTTEGERKYTCIGCGRIKTETIQATGHDLVHHDAQAATCTANGWEAYDTCSNCDYTTYTEIPAAGHSYGDVTYTWSTDNQHCTAERKCTACDGVESETADTTATVIQEKNCVLPELTTYSVTFENSAFESQTKENVRTAENAGHDMEKVEKQAATAAKEGNSTYWFCDKCNKYFSDEEAENEIKKEDTVLAKLAPVIIKGDGATVTAGAKNALSFTSDAAYRDFIRVEVDGKTIDESNYTVESGSIIVTLKEDYVAGFSKGEHTLGIVSESGTATAHFTVNEKTTGTQEPSEDTTGTTQEPSEDDTTSTTQEPSEDTTSITQETSTMDKATQSSPKTGDSTDLQLYVILMIVSIVGVAGICVKKRFKTH
- a CDS encoding helix-turn-helix transcriptional regulator, yielding MSEYTILPLINAAFQPGEAKKMVDSFEDRDFQEIARAEYYYFTGQAEECNHIAERYLMSHNIKLKMSSCLLYVYSNLTLGREAASRKGLREIQECLEKETKNPSSAEDRAVSVFAGYMSSVLLHLSVDELPDVELYAVTLPPGIKLFSAYVIAHMAYLKGEYGRALGICEAALMFRDDVYPISMIYLYCMIAMCQMNLKNQQKAKDSLMLAWNVAKEDEFLEPFIEHHGLLQGLLESCIRKEDSKLYNKLSDKVIAFSRGWMSIHNPMSGNSVTDALSTVEFSIAMLASRDWNNQEIADYLGFSPNTVKTYLSRIYEKMNINKRDELKNYMLK
- a CDS encoding phosphatase PAP2 family protein, whose amino-acid sequence is MWEIEILDALQNIHTPWLDKIMVAITSLGNAGILWIVLAAVLLIIPKTRKAGLCMVIALILDLLITNCLLKNLVARTRPYDVANFTDLIVKKPKDYSFPSGHTAASFAAVTALFMSRKKLLGAISCVIAILIAFSRMYLYVHFPTDIIGGIVVGVAAGVAAGFILRAIDKKLAAKAAGTDIENH
- a CDS encoding phenylpyruvate tautomerase MIF-related protein, which gives rise to MPFIDSKVTVKMSDDQKETLKSSLGQAITTMNKTESYLMVGINDGYDLFMGGKKLDKGAYVEVSVFGDVTSKACDAMTGKICDIFADVLGIPGNAVYVTYHGVHDWGWNGGNF
- a CDS encoding NAD(+) synthase, with the protein product MKNMLRVAAVTPKVHIGSVSGNVREIMDIYEEYKDAADIIVTPELSITGYTCADLFENRKLIDGARRGLLQLAMATCTGQSALVVGLPFEVDGELFNCAAFLQGGRVMAIVPKTYLPNYGEFYEKRWFSARKYDAVMVNLMDPEDDGDELEYNAGSKKAGGRGVGSEVLFGNNVMIEMGSGDQRVKLGIEICEDAWTPVSPGRLLAMAGAEVILNLSASNEVIGKAAYRHKLIGSVSSDCLCGYVYVSAGMYESTSDLVFSGHNLMYENGKLLGEVKPFEDGVLIRDISLTKIRHDRIANKSFADCKRDFAFRKYETVVCDTPLMDKGNVLMKVKMTPFVPSGNKLERCMAIFKMQVAGLQRRIEATHCKCVVVGVSGGLDSTLALLVSAQAVKNAGLPSTTVVGITMPGFGTTNRTKNNSTELMRLLGCDSREISIAASVRQHFADIGQDESVHDVTYENCQARERTQILMDVANKEGGFVVGTGDLSELALGWCTYNGDHMSMYAVNTSIPKTLVRSLVNEVGHFMEVDGFAGIAPIIDDIIDTPVSPELLPPNPDGTIAQKTEDTVGSYILHDFFLYYTLRYGMSPEEVNELCKEAVRQSDEYNFSDSEIDKWQKVFYTRFFRQQFKRNCMPDGVKVGTVSVSPRGDLRLPSEIEFEDFL
- a CDS encoding phosphoribosylaminoimidazolesuccinocarboxamide synthase, yielding MQELKPIKEGKVREIYDNGDSLIMVATDRISCFDVILDNVISKKGTVLTQMSKFWFDMTQDILPNHMISVDVKDMPEFFQQEKFDGNSMMCRKLEMLPIECIVRGYITGSGWASYKENGTVCGIKLPEGLKESDKLPEPIYTPSTKAEIGDHDENISYEQSIAHLEKYFPGKGEEYASKLKEYTITLYKKCAEYALTRGIIIADTKFEFGLDENGNIVLGDEMLTPDSSRFWPADVYEPGHGQPSFDKQFARDWLKANPDKGWKLPEDVAQKTIDIYLEGYEKLTGKPLGK